The following are encoded in a window of Carassius auratus strain Wakin chromosome 6, ASM336829v1, whole genome shotgun sequence genomic DNA:
- the dip2bb gene encoding disco-interacting protein 2 homolog B-A isoform X1: protein MAERAVDVSALPQEIREQLAELDLELSEGDITQKGYEKKRAKVLAPYLTQTQNLAPPPAYDAQSPGPSSASAPEPGPSNSSSSSSRHRRTRRPHRSSGTRDERYRSDIHTEAVQAALAKHKEEKMALPMPTKRRSAYVQSPVDNCTPPDSSSSSDDEAVSSESTGPQQSPDTWINSSLHGSSTSSSASSTLSHGESRPTQAPQPQSQQAPPPAAPAHPPHSHSQPSALAEAFAQARIDPAGGVGPPDVPSSQAQARGSRVDLPPNAVVRGMSRGQSRSSMMETADVRRVGRGVPVSSRVSTKIQQLLNTLKRPKRPPLSEFFTDDQEEIVEVPQADPNTPKPEGRQIIPVKGEPLGVVSNWPPALQAALTRWGATQGKSPALTALDITGKPLYTLTYGKLWSRSVKLAYTLLNKLGTKNEQILKPGDRVALVYPNSDPGMFWVAFYGCLLAEVIPVPIEVPLSRKDAGSSQVGFLLGSCGVGLALTSEICLKGLPKTPTGEILQFKGWPRLKWVVTDSKYLTKPSKDWQPHIPTANTDTAYIEYKASKEGTVMGVAVSKVAMLTHCQALSQACNYCEGETLVNVLDFKKDMGLWHGVLTSVMNRIHTISVPYAVMKACPLSWVQRVHIHKARVALVKCRDLHWAMMAHRDQRETSLASLRMLIVADGANPWSVSSCDAFLNVFQAHGLKPEVICPCATSPEAMTVAIRRPGVPGAPLPARAILSMTGLSHGVIRVNTEDKNSALTVQDVGHVMPGALMCIVKPDGPPMLCKTDEIGEIVVNSRAGGNMYYGLHGVTKNTFEVIPVNASGTPIGEIPFVRSGLLGFVGPGSLIFVVGKNEGLLMVSGRRHNADDLVATALAVEPVKTVYRGRIAVFSVTVFYDERIVIVAEQRPDASEEDSFQWMSRVLQAIDSIHQVGLYCLALVPANTLPKTPLGGIHISDTKQLFLEGALHPCNILMCPHTCVTNMPKPRQKQPVGVGPASIMVGNLVAGKRIAQAAGRDLGLIEDQDLVRKLCMWPTMMHQFLTEALQWRAQTDPDHTLFVLLNAKGVAVCTATCVQLHKRSEKIAAALMERSGINIGENVVLLYPPGIDLIAAFYGCLYAGCIPVTVRPPHPQNLSATLPTVRMIIDVSKAACILTTQVLTKILRSKEAAATVNIKTWPIIIDTDDLPRKRPPTIYKPPNAEMIAYLDFSVSTTGMLTGVKISHAAVSALCRSIKLQCELYSSRQITICLDPYCGLGFVLWCLASVYSGHQSILIPPLELESSLTLWLGTLSQYRIRDTFCSYSVMELCTKGLGGQTDMLKARGVNLSCVRSCVVVAEERPRLALTHSFSKLFKDLGLSMRAVSTAFGSRVNLAICLQGTTGPDPSTVYVDMKSLRHDRVRLVERGAPQSLPLVESGTILPGVRVIIVNPETRGPLGDSHLGEIWVNSPHNATGYYTIYGEENLQADHFNTKLSFGDPQTLWARTGYLGFVKRTELTDSSGDRHDALFVVGSLDETLELRGLRYHPIDIETSVSRAHRSIGESAVFTWTNLLVVVAELCGSEQDALDLVPLVTNVVLEEHHLIVGVVVIVDPGVIPINSRGEKQRMHLRDSFLADQLDPIYVAYNM from the exons GTGACATCACACAAAAAGGTTACGAGAAGAAGAGGGCCAAGGTTTTAGCACCCTActtgacacaaacacaaa ATTTAGCTCCGCCTCCGGCCTATGATGCACAGTCTCCTGGTCCAAGCTCCGCCTCCGCACCTGAACCTGGCCCTTCAAACTCGTCCTCTTCCTCTTCTCGCCACCGGCGCACACGGCGTCCACACCGGAGCAGTGGGACGAGAGATGAACGCTACAGATCAG ATATCCACACTGAGGCAGTTCAGGCAGCTTTGGCCAAGCATAAAGAGGAAAAGATGGCACTGCCCATGCCAACCAAGCGTCGATCTGCATATGTACAGTCACCAGTTGACAACTGCACCCCACCAg actcctcctcttcctctgatgATGAGGCCGTGTCGAGTGAAAGTACAGGGCCTCAGCAGTCTCCAGACACCTGGATTAATAGCTCTCTGCACggctcctccacctcctcctctgcctcctccactctctcccaTGGGGAGTCTCGGCCCACCCAGGCTCCTCAGCCTCAGTCTCAGCAGGCCCCGCCTCCAGCCGCACCTGCCCACCCTCCCCACTCCCACTCCCAGCCCTCCGCCCTGGCAGAGGCCTTCGCTCAGGCACGCATCG ATCCTGCTGGAGGAGTCGGGCCCCCTGATGTGCCATCATCCCAAGCTCAGGCGAGAGGCTCTCGTGTGGATCTGCCTCCCAACGCTGTGGTGCGAGGCATGAGTCGAGGCCAGAGCCGATCCAGCATGATGGAGACCGCAGACg TGAGAAGAGTAGGCAGAG GTGTTCCAGTGTCCAGTCGTGTATCCACAAAGATTCAGCAGCTGCTAAACACACTAAAACGACCCAAACGCCCTCCACTCAGTGAGTTCTTCACAGATGACCAAGAGGAGATTGTAGAAG TTCCCCAGGCAGATCCTAACACCCCGAAGCCAGAAGGCCGGCAGATAATCCCGGTGAAGGGGGAGCCGCTGGGTGTGGTCAGTAACTGGCCTCCTGCTCTTCAGGCAGCATTAACTCGATGGGGTGCCACACAAGGCAAGAGCCCCGCCCTCACAGCTCTGGATATCACAGGAAAACCACTTTATACACTGACGTATG GGAAACTGTGGAGTCGTAGCGTAAAGCTGGCCTACACTCTCCTCAACAAGCTGGGAACCAAAAATGAGCAGATCCTCAAACCAGGAGAccgg GTAGCGTTGGTGTATCCAAACAGTGACCCTGGTATGTTCTGGGTTGCGTTTTATGGCTGTTTGTTGGCTGAAGTCATTCCTGTGCCCATAGAGGTTCCACTATCCCGAAAG GATGCTGGGAGCAGCCAGGTTGGTTTTTTGTTGGGTAGCTGTGGGGTGGGTCTGGCTTTGACCAGTGAGATCTGTTTGAAGGGTTTACCCAAGACCCCCACTGGAGAAATATTGCAGTTTAAAG GCTGGCCCAGGTTAAAGTGGGTAGTGACGGACTCCAAATACCTCACGAAGCCTTCGAAAGACTGGCAGCCTCACATACCAACAGCCAACACAGACACGGCATACATAGAG TATAAGGCCAGTAAAGAGGGCACAGTGATGGGTGTTGCGGTTTCAAAAGTTGCCATGTTAACACATTGCCAGGCTCTCAGTCAGGCCTGTAACTACTGTGAGG GTGAAACGCTGGTGAATGTTTTGGACTTTAAGAAGGACATGGGTTTGTGGCATGGAGTTCTCACG AGTGTGATGAACCGAATCCACACCATCAGTGTTCCATATGCAGTAATGAAAGCATGTCCACTTTCCTGGGTTCAGCGAGTTCACATACACAAAg CACGGGTTGCCCTGGTGAAGTGTCGTGACCTGCATTGGGCGATGATGGCTCACAGAGATCAAAGAGAAACCAGTCTGGCCTCGTTGCGCATGTTAATTGTTGCTGACGGAGCCAATCCTT GGTCGGTTTCATCTTGTGATGCCTTTTTAAACGTATTCCAGGCTCATGGTTTGAAGCCAGAGGTCATTTGCCCGTGTGCTACATCACCTGAGGCCATGACAGTTGCCATACGGAG GCCTGGGGTCCCTGGAGCTCCTCTTCCAGCGAGAGCCATTCTGTCCATGACTGGGCTGAGCCATGGGGTCATTAGGGTCAACACTGAAGACAAAAACTCTGCTCTCACCGTCCAGGATGTGGGACACGTCATGCCTGGAG cATTGATGTGCATTGTGAAGCCAGACGGGCCGCCCATGCTGTGCAAGACGGATGAGATTGGAGAGATCGTTGTGAACTCTCGTGCTGGTGGGAACATGTACTACGGCCTGCATGGAGTCACTAAAAACACCTTTGAG GTGATCCCAGTCAATGCTAGTGGCACTCCTATTGGTGAAATCCCATTTGTGCGGTCAGGATTACTGGGGTTTGTTGGACCG GGTAGTTTGATATTTGTGGTGGGTAAGAATGAGGGATTGCTAATGGTTAGTGGTCGTCGTCACAATGCTGATGATCTAGTAGCAACAGCACTAGCGGTGGAACCAGTCAAAACCGTGTACAGAGGAAG gaTTGCAGTGTTCTCAGTGACTGTGTTCTATGATGAGAGGATAGTGATCGTAGCAGAGCAGAGGCCTGATGCCAGTGAAGAAGACAGCTTCCAGTGGATGAGTCGGGTTCTACAG GCAATTGACAGTATTCATCAGGTGGGACTGTATTGTCTTGCACTGGTTCCTGCCAACACCCTGCCCAAAACTCCCCTAGGGGGCATTCACATCTCAGACACCAAGCAACTCTTCCTGGAGGGAGCACTGCACCCCTGCAACATCCTCATGTGCCCCCACACCTGCGTCACCAACATGCCCAAACCACGTCAAAAACAACCAG TCGGTGTTGGACCTGCCTCCATTATGGTGGGTAATTTGGTTGCTGGGAAAAGAATTGCACAGGCTGCAGGCAGGGATCTGGGACTCATAGAGGACCAAGACCTGGTCAGGAAG CTGTGCATGTGGCCTACAATGATG CATCAATTCCTTACAGAGGCTTTACAGTGGAGAGCTCAAACTGATCCTGACCATACGCTTTTTGTACTTTTGAATgcaaag gGAGTGGCAGTATGTACAGCTACATGTGTTCAGCTTCATAAAAGATCAGAGAAGATTGCAGCTGCTCTCATGGAGAGAAGTGGTATTAACATCGGAGAGAATGTGGTGCTTTTGTATCCACCTG gTATAGATCTGATCGCAGCATTTTATGGCTGTTTGTATGCTGGCTGTATTCCTGTCACCGTGAGGCCTCCACACCCACAGAACCTCTCTGCCACTCTGCCCACTGTCCGCATGATCATTGAT GTCAGCAAGGCTGCTTGCATTCTCACTACTCAGGTTTTAACGAAGATTCTCAGATCAAAAGAAGCAGCAGCTACAGTCAACATAAAAACATGGCCCATCATAATAGACACAG ATGACTTGCCTCGCAAACGACCTCCCACAATCTACAAACCGCCCAATGCTGAGATGATCGCCTATCTGGATTTCAGTGTCTCAACCACAGGCATGCTGACAGGAGTGAAG ATCTCTCATGCGGCGGTGAGCGCTCTCTGTCGCTCTATAAAGCTGCAGTGTGAGCTGTACTCCTCTCGCCAGATCACCATCTGCCTCGACCCCTACTGTGGACTTGGTTTTGTGCTCTGGTGCCTTGCGAG tgtatattcaGGTCATCAGTCCATTCTGATCCCTCCTTTGGAGCTGGAGAGCTCGCTGACCCTGTGGCTAGGCACGCTCAGTCAGTACCGCATCAGAGACACCTTCTGCTCCTATTCAGTCATGGAGCTCTGCACCAAGGGCCTAGGTGGACAGACAGACATGCTGAAG GCGCGTGGTGTGAACCTGTCATGTGTGAGGAGCTGTGTGGTGGTTGCTGAGGAGCGTCCACGCTTGGCTCTCACACATTCCTTCTCCAAGCTGTTCAAAGATCTTGGACTCTCCATGCGGGCTGTCAGCACTGCTTTTGGGTCGAGAGTTAACCTGGCCATATGCCTACAG GGTACCACAGGACCAGACCCCTCCACTGTTTATGTGGACATGAAGTCCCTCCGACATGACCG GGTGAGGTTAGTAGAGCGAGGAGCACCACAGTCACTTCCTCTTGTGGAGTCTGGAACA ATTCTTCCTGGTGTGAGGGTGATCATAGTCAATCCAGAAACTAGAGGACCACTAGGGGACTCTCATCTGGGAGAG ATTTGGGTAAACAGTCCCCACAATGCAACAGGATACTACACTATATACGGAGAGGAAAATCTGCAGGCTGACCACTTCAACACTAAGCTGAGTTTCGGAGATCCTCAAACACTCTGGGCCAGAACTGGATACCTGGGCTTTGTAAAGAGAACTGAactcacagactccagtggag ATCGTCATGATGCCCTGTTTGTGGTGGGCTCGCTGGATGAGACTTTAGAATTGAGAGGTTTGCGATATCATCCAATTGACATCGAGACCAGCGTATCACGTGCCCATCGCAGCATTGGTGAAAG TGCCGTGTTCACCTGGACAAATCTGCTGGTGGTGGTGGCTGAACTCTGCGGATCCGAGCAGGATGCTTTAGACCTGGTTCCTCTGGTAACCAATGTTGTTTTAGAGGAGCACCATCTGATTGTGGGCGTAGTGGTTATCGTTGACCCAGGGGTCATTCCCATAAACTCCAGAGGAGAAAAGCAGCGAATGCACTTGAGAGACTCCTTCCTGGCAGATCAGCTGGACCCCATATACGTAGCGTACAACATGTGA
- the dip2bb gene encoding disco-interacting protein 2 homolog B-A isoform X2 has product MAERAVDVSALPQEIREQLAELDLELSEGDITQKGYEKKRAKVLAPYLTQTQNLAPPPAYDAQSPGPSSASAPEPGPSNSSSSSSRHRRTRRPHRSSGTRDERYRSDIHTEAVQAALAKHKEEKMALPMPTKRRSAYVQSPVDNCTPPDSSSSSDDEAVSSESTGPQQSPDTWINSSLHGSSTSSSASSTLSHGESRPTQAPQPQSQQAPPPAAPAHPPHSHSQPSALAEAFAQARIDPAGGVGPPDVPSSQAQARGSRVDLPPNAVVRGMSRGQSRSSMMETADGVPVSSRVSTKIQQLLNTLKRPKRPPLSEFFTDDQEEIVEVPQADPNTPKPEGRQIIPVKGEPLGVVSNWPPALQAALTRWGATQGKSPALTALDITGKPLYTLTYGKLWSRSVKLAYTLLNKLGTKNEQILKPGDRVALVYPNSDPGMFWVAFYGCLLAEVIPVPIEVPLSRKDAGSSQVGFLLGSCGVGLALTSEICLKGLPKTPTGEILQFKGWPRLKWVVTDSKYLTKPSKDWQPHIPTANTDTAYIEYKASKEGTVMGVAVSKVAMLTHCQALSQACNYCEGETLVNVLDFKKDMGLWHGVLTSVMNRIHTISVPYAVMKACPLSWVQRVHIHKARVALVKCRDLHWAMMAHRDQRETSLASLRMLIVADGANPWSVSSCDAFLNVFQAHGLKPEVICPCATSPEAMTVAIRRPGVPGAPLPARAILSMTGLSHGVIRVNTEDKNSALTVQDVGHVMPGALMCIVKPDGPPMLCKTDEIGEIVVNSRAGGNMYYGLHGVTKNTFEVIPVNASGTPIGEIPFVRSGLLGFVGPGSLIFVVGKNEGLLMVSGRRHNADDLVATALAVEPVKTVYRGRIAVFSVTVFYDERIVIVAEQRPDASEEDSFQWMSRVLQAIDSIHQVGLYCLALVPANTLPKTPLGGIHISDTKQLFLEGALHPCNILMCPHTCVTNMPKPRQKQPVGVGPASIMVGNLVAGKRIAQAAGRDLGLIEDQDLVRKLCMWPTMMHQFLTEALQWRAQTDPDHTLFVLLNAKGVAVCTATCVQLHKRSEKIAAALMERSGINIGENVVLLYPPGIDLIAAFYGCLYAGCIPVTVRPPHPQNLSATLPTVRMIIDVSKAACILTTQVLTKILRSKEAAATVNIKTWPIIIDTDDLPRKRPPTIYKPPNAEMIAYLDFSVSTTGMLTGVKISHAAVSALCRSIKLQCELYSSRQITICLDPYCGLGFVLWCLASVYSGHQSILIPPLELESSLTLWLGTLSQYRIRDTFCSYSVMELCTKGLGGQTDMLKARGVNLSCVRSCVVVAEERPRLALTHSFSKLFKDLGLSMRAVSTAFGSRVNLAICLQGTTGPDPSTVYVDMKSLRHDRVRLVERGAPQSLPLVESGTILPGVRVIIVNPETRGPLGDSHLGEIWVNSPHNATGYYTIYGEENLQADHFNTKLSFGDPQTLWARTGYLGFVKRTELTDSSGDRHDALFVVGSLDETLELRGLRYHPIDIETSVSRAHRSIGESAVFTWTNLLVVVAELCGSEQDALDLVPLVTNVVLEEHHLIVGVVVIVDPGVIPINSRGEKQRMHLRDSFLADQLDPIYVAYNM; this is encoded by the exons GTGACATCACACAAAAAGGTTACGAGAAGAAGAGGGCCAAGGTTTTAGCACCCTActtgacacaaacacaaa ATTTAGCTCCGCCTCCGGCCTATGATGCACAGTCTCCTGGTCCAAGCTCCGCCTCCGCACCTGAACCTGGCCCTTCAAACTCGTCCTCTTCCTCTTCTCGCCACCGGCGCACACGGCGTCCACACCGGAGCAGTGGGACGAGAGATGAACGCTACAGATCAG ATATCCACACTGAGGCAGTTCAGGCAGCTTTGGCCAAGCATAAAGAGGAAAAGATGGCACTGCCCATGCCAACCAAGCGTCGATCTGCATATGTACAGTCACCAGTTGACAACTGCACCCCACCAg actcctcctcttcctctgatgATGAGGCCGTGTCGAGTGAAAGTACAGGGCCTCAGCAGTCTCCAGACACCTGGATTAATAGCTCTCTGCACggctcctccacctcctcctctgcctcctccactctctcccaTGGGGAGTCTCGGCCCACCCAGGCTCCTCAGCCTCAGTCTCAGCAGGCCCCGCCTCCAGCCGCACCTGCCCACCCTCCCCACTCCCACTCCCAGCCCTCCGCCCTGGCAGAGGCCTTCGCTCAGGCACGCATCG ATCCTGCTGGAGGAGTCGGGCCCCCTGATGTGCCATCATCCCAAGCTCAGGCGAGAGGCTCTCGTGTGGATCTGCCTCCCAACGCTGTGGTGCGAGGCATGAGTCGAGGCCAGAGCCGATCCAGCATGATGGAGACCGCAGACg GTGTTCCAGTGTCCAGTCGTGTATCCACAAAGATTCAGCAGCTGCTAAACACACTAAAACGACCCAAACGCCCTCCACTCAGTGAGTTCTTCACAGATGACCAAGAGGAGATTGTAGAAG TTCCCCAGGCAGATCCTAACACCCCGAAGCCAGAAGGCCGGCAGATAATCCCGGTGAAGGGGGAGCCGCTGGGTGTGGTCAGTAACTGGCCTCCTGCTCTTCAGGCAGCATTAACTCGATGGGGTGCCACACAAGGCAAGAGCCCCGCCCTCACAGCTCTGGATATCACAGGAAAACCACTTTATACACTGACGTATG GGAAACTGTGGAGTCGTAGCGTAAAGCTGGCCTACACTCTCCTCAACAAGCTGGGAACCAAAAATGAGCAGATCCTCAAACCAGGAGAccgg GTAGCGTTGGTGTATCCAAACAGTGACCCTGGTATGTTCTGGGTTGCGTTTTATGGCTGTTTGTTGGCTGAAGTCATTCCTGTGCCCATAGAGGTTCCACTATCCCGAAAG GATGCTGGGAGCAGCCAGGTTGGTTTTTTGTTGGGTAGCTGTGGGGTGGGTCTGGCTTTGACCAGTGAGATCTGTTTGAAGGGTTTACCCAAGACCCCCACTGGAGAAATATTGCAGTTTAAAG GCTGGCCCAGGTTAAAGTGGGTAGTGACGGACTCCAAATACCTCACGAAGCCTTCGAAAGACTGGCAGCCTCACATACCAACAGCCAACACAGACACGGCATACATAGAG TATAAGGCCAGTAAAGAGGGCACAGTGATGGGTGTTGCGGTTTCAAAAGTTGCCATGTTAACACATTGCCAGGCTCTCAGTCAGGCCTGTAACTACTGTGAGG GTGAAACGCTGGTGAATGTTTTGGACTTTAAGAAGGACATGGGTTTGTGGCATGGAGTTCTCACG AGTGTGATGAACCGAATCCACACCATCAGTGTTCCATATGCAGTAATGAAAGCATGTCCACTTTCCTGGGTTCAGCGAGTTCACATACACAAAg CACGGGTTGCCCTGGTGAAGTGTCGTGACCTGCATTGGGCGATGATGGCTCACAGAGATCAAAGAGAAACCAGTCTGGCCTCGTTGCGCATGTTAATTGTTGCTGACGGAGCCAATCCTT GGTCGGTTTCATCTTGTGATGCCTTTTTAAACGTATTCCAGGCTCATGGTTTGAAGCCAGAGGTCATTTGCCCGTGTGCTACATCACCTGAGGCCATGACAGTTGCCATACGGAG GCCTGGGGTCCCTGGAGCTCCTCTTCCAGCGAGAGCCATTCTGTCCATGACTGGGCTGAGCCATGGGGTCATTAGGGTCAACACTGAAGACAAAAACTCTGCTCTCACCGTCCAGGATGTGGGACACGTCATGCCTGGAG cATTGATGTGCATTGTGAAGCCAGACGGGCCGCCCATGCTGTGCAAGACGGATGAGATTGGAGAGATCGTTGTGAACTCTCGTGCTGGTGGGAACATGTACTACGGCCTGCATGGAGTCACTAAAAACACCTTTGAG GTGATCCCAGTCAATGCTAGTGGCACTCCTATTGGTGAAATCCCATTTGTGCGGTCAGGATTACTGGGGTTTGTTGGACCG GGTAGTTTGATATTTGTGGTGGGTAAGAATGAGGGATTGCTAATGGTTAGTGGTCGTCGTCACAATGCTGATGATCTAGTAGCAACAGCACTAGCGGTGGAACCAGTCAAAACCGTGTACAGAGGAAG gaTTGCAGTGTTCTCAGTGACTGTGTTCTATGATGAGAGGATAGTGATCGTAGCAGAGCAGAGGCCTGATGCCAGTGAAGAAGACAGCTTCCAGTGGATGAGTCGGGTTCTACAG GCAATTGACAGTATTCATCAGGTGGGACTGTATTGTCTTGCACTGGTTCCTGCCAACACCCTGCCCAAAACTCCCCTAGGGGGCATTCACATCTCAGACACCAAGCAACTCTTCCTGGAGGGAGCACTGCACCCCTGCAACATCCTCATGTGCCCCCACACCTGCGTCACCAACATGCCCAAACCACGTCAAAAACAACCAG TCGGTGTTGGACCTGCCTCCATTATGGTGGGTAATTTGGTTGCTGGGAAAAGAATTGCACAGGCTGCAGGCAGGGATCTGGGACTCATAGAGGACCAAGACCTGGTCAGGAAG CTGTGCATGTGGCCTACAATGATG CATCAATTCCTTACAGAGGCTTTACAGTGGAGAGCTCAAACTGATCCTGACCATACGCTTTTTGTACTTTTGAATgcaaag gGAGTGGCAGTATGTACAGCTACATGTGTTCAGCTTCATAAAAGATCAGAGAAGATTGCAGCTGCTCTCATGGAGAGAAGTGGTATTAACATCGGAGAGAATGTGGTGCTTTTGTATCCACCTG gTATAGATCTGATCGCAGCATTTTATGGCTGTTTGTATGCTGGCTGTATTCCTGTCACCGTGAGGCCTCCACACCCACAGAACCTCTCTGCCACTCTGCCCACTGTCCGCATGATCATTGAT GTCAGCAAGGCTGCTTGCATTCTCACTACTCAGGTTTTAACGAAGATTCTCAGATCAAAAGAAGCAGCAGCTACAGTCAACATAAAAACATGGCCCATCATAATAGACACAG ATGACTTGCCTCGCAAACGACCTCCCACAATCTACAAACCGCCCAATGCTGAGATGATCGCCTATCTGGATTTCAGTGTCTCAACCACAGGCATGCTGACAGGAGTGAAG ATCTCTCATGCGGCGGTGAGCGCTCTCTGTCGCTCTATAAAGCTGCAGTGTGAGCTGTACTCCTCTCGCCAGATCACCATCTGCCTCGACCCCTACTGTGGACTTGGTTTTGTGCTCTGGTGCCTTGCGAG tgtatattcaGGTCATCAGTCCATTCTGATCCCTCCTTTGGAGCTGGAGAGCTCGCTGACCCTGTGGCTAGGCACGCTCAGTCAGTACCGCATCAGAGACACCTTCTGCTCCTATTCAGTCATGGAGCTCTGCACCAAGGGCCTAGGTGGACAGACAGACATGCTGAAG GCGCGTGGTGTGAACCTGTCATGTGTGAGGAGCTGTGTGGTGGTTGCTGAGGAGCGTCCACGCTTGGCTCTCACACATTCCTTCTCCAAGCTGTTCAAAGATCTTGGACTCTCCATGCGGGCTGTCAGCACTGCTTTTGGGTCGAGAGTTAACCTGGCCATATGCCTACAG GGTACCACAGGACCAGACCCCTCCACTGTTTATGTGGACATGAAGTCCCTCCGACATGACCG GGTGAGGTTAGTAGAGCGAGGAGCACCACAGTCACTTCCTCTTGTGGAGTCTGGAACA ATTCTTCCTGGTGTGAGGGTGATCATAGTCAATCCAGAAACTAGAGGACCACTAGGGGACTCTCATCTGGGAGAG ATTTGGGTAAACAGTCCCCACAATGCAACAGGATACTACACTATATACGGAGAGGAAAATCTGCAGGCTGACCACTTCAACACTAAGCTGAGTTTCGGAGATCCTCAAACACTCTGGGCCAGAACTGGATACCTGGGCTTTGTAAAGAGAACTGAactcacagactccagtggag ATCGTCATGATGCCCTGTTTGTGGTGGGCTCGCTGGATGAGACTTTAGAATTGAGAGGTTTGCGATATCATCCAATTGACATCGAGACCAGCGTATCACGTGCCCATCGCAGCATTGGTGAAAG TGCCGTGTTCACCTGGACAAATCTGCTGGTGGTGGTGGCTGAACTCTGCGGATCCGAGCAGGATGCTTTAGACCTGGTTCCTCTGGTAACCAATGTTGTTTTAGAGGAGCACCATCTGATTGTGGGCGTAGTGGTTATCGTTGACCCAGGGGTCATTCCCATAAACTCCAGAGGAGAAAAGCAGCGAATGCACTTGAGAGACTCCTTCCTGGCAGATCAGCTGGACCCCATATACGTAGCGTACAACATGTGA